The Thermodesulfobacteriota bacterium genome includes a region encoding these proteins:
- a CDS encoding FAD-dependent oxidoreductase, translating into MAPPLVIAGNGIAARAAMAAILARQPAAAIVQLAAEPDFYYRPLLPQLVAGTRTAADLAAVSCPAGPGITRLHDRAVGLDAGARLVRTAASGDIPYQRLLIATGSETVWPAIPGLGATSAVGLRTLADAERLAGLAQAGQRAVVIGGGLVGVKAGLALAARGMMVSIVEVADQLLPRRLDRQAAALVAARLAAAGLSVRTGERVAEVLGEKGVRLASGEVLPATVLVVAAGARPALDWLAGSGLAVEGGIVVDDRLATSLPDVYAAGDVAASRDLVTGRRSTIGLWQAAQAMGQAAGQVMAGGKGRYPGGLAVANATELAGLPVVALGAIDDEPPAGEVLREQHGEVYRKLVLAGDRLVGAVLTGAVERSGLYANLIASGRPVTPFLLPLRRGQLHAGHLLA; encoded by the coding sequence ATGGCGCCGCCGTTGGTCATCGCCGGCAACGGCATCGCCGCCCGGGCGGCTATGGCCGCCATTCTCGCCCGGCAGCCGGCGGCGGCCATCGTCCAGCTGGCGGCCGAGCCGGATTTTTACTACCGGCCGCTGTTGCCGCAGCTGGTGGCGGGCACCAGGACCGCCGCCGATCTGGCGGCGGTCTCCTGCCCGGCCGGGCCGGGGATCACCCGGTTGCATGACCGGGCCGTGGGGCTGGATGCCGGCGCCCGGCTCGTGCGCACCGCCGCCAGCGGCGATATCCCCTACCAGCGCCTCCTGATTGCCACCGGCAGCGAAACGGTGTGGCCAGCCATTCCGGGACTCGGGGCGACGTCCGCCGTGGGCTTGCGCACCCTGGCGGATGCCGAGCGCCTGGCCGGCCTGGCTCAGGCGGGCCAGCGGGCGGTGGTCATCGGCGGCGGGCTGGTGGGGGTGAAGGCCGGTCTGGCCCTTGCGGCCCGGGGCATGATGGTCTCGATCGTCGAGGTCGCGGACCAGCTCTTGCCCCGGCGGCTGGATCGCCAGGCGGCAGCGCTGGTGGCGGCACGGCTGGCCGCCGCCGGCCTGAGCGTGCGCACGGGTGAGCGGGTGGCCGAGGTGCTGGGTGAGAAGGGGGTGCGCCTGGCCTCCGGCGAGGTCCTGCCGGCGACGGTGCTGGTGGTGGCCGCCGGCGCGCGGCCGGCGCTGGATTGGCTGGCCGGCAGCGGCCTGGCTGTGGAGGGCGGCATTGTGGTGGATGACCGACTGGCCACCAGCCTGCCGGACGTCTATGCGGCAGGGGATGTGGCGGCGAGCCGCGACCTGGTCACCGGCCGCCGCAGCACCATCGGCCTGTGGCAGGCGGCCCAGGCCATGGGCCAGGCAGCCGGCCAGGTCATGGCCGGTGGCAAGGGGCGCTATCCGGGGGGCCTGGCGGTGGCCAATGCCACCGAGCTGGCTGGCCTGCCGGTGGTGGCCCTGGGCGCCATCGACGACGAGCCGCCGGCCGGGGAAGTGCTCCGGGAGCAGCACGGTGAGGTCTACCGGAAGCTGGTCCTGGCCGGGGATCGCCTGGTGGGTGCGGTCTTGACCGGCGCGGTGGAGCGTTCTGGGCTCTATGCCAACCTCATCGCCAGCGGCCGCCCGGTGACCCCGTTTCTTCTGCCCTTGCGCCGGGGCCAGCTGCACGCCGGCCACCTGCTGGCCTGA